A window of the Pseudomonas sp. B21_DOA genome harbors these coding sequences:
- a CDS encoding class II fumarate hydratase, with amino-acid sequence MSRIETDSLGQIEVPDDAYWGAQTQRSLINFAIGQERMPLPVLHALALIKKAAARVNDRNGDLPADIARLIEQAADEVLAGEHDEQFPLVVWQTGSGTQSNMNVNEVIAGRANELAGNPRGGKSPVHPNDHVNRSQSSNDCFPTAMSIATAKAVQEQLLPAIAELSGGLAELAARHMKLVKTGRTHMMDATPITFGQELSGFIAQLDYAERAIRAALPAVCELAQGGTAVGTGLNSPHGFGEAIAAELAALSGLPFVTAPNKFAALAGHEPLVTLSGALKTLAVALMKIANDLRLLGSGPRAGFAEVKLPANEPGSSIMPGKVNPTQCEALSMLACQVLGNDVAIGIAASQGHLQLNVFKPVIIHNLLQSIRLLGDGCSNFQQHCIAGLEPDAEAMAQHLERGLMLVTALNPHIGYDKSAEIAKKAYSEGLTLREAALQLGYLTDEEFDAWVRPENMIEAGAKG; translated from the coding sequence ATGAGCCGTATCGAAACCGACAGCCTGGGCCAGATCGAGGTCCCGGACGACGCTTACTGGGGTGCTCAGACGCAACGCTCGCTGATCAACTTCGCCATTGGTCAGGAACGCATGCCGCTACCGGTGCTGCACGCCCTGGCGCTGATCAAGAAAGCCGCCGCGCGGGTCAACGACCGCAATGGCGACCTGCCCGCCGACATCGCTCGCCTGATCGAACAGGCCGCCGATGAAGTCCTCGCCGGCGAGCATGACGAGCAGTTCCCGCTGGTGGTCTGGCAGACCGGCAGCGGCACCCAGAGCAACATGAACGTCAACGAAGTGATCGCCGGTCGCGCCAACGAGCTGGCCGGCAACCCGCGCGGCGGCAAGTCGCCGGTGCACCCCAACGATCACGTCAACCGCTCGCAAAGTTCCAACGACTGCTTCCCCACTGCCATGAGCATTGCCACCGCCAAAGCGGTGCAGGAACAACTGCTGCCGGCGATTGCCGAGCTGTCCGGCGGCCTCGCTGAACTGGCGGCGCGGCACATGAAACTGGTGAAGACCGGGCGCACGCACATGATGGACGCGACGCCGATCACCTTCGGCCAGGAGCTGTCCGGCTTCATCGCGCAACTGGATTACGCCGAGCGCGCGATTCGCGCGGCGTTGCCGGCGGTCTGCGAGCTGGCTCAGGGTGGCACCGCAGTCGGCACCGGGCTGAATTCACCGCACGGCTTCGGTGAGGCGATTGCCGCCGAACTTGCTGCGCTGTCCGGTTTGCCATTCGTCACCGCGCCGAACAAGTTTGCCGCGCTGGCCGGCCATGAGCCACTGGTGACGCTGTCCGGCGCGCTGAAAACCCTCGCCGTGGCCTTGATGAAGATCGCCAACGACCTGCGCTTGCTCGGTTCCGGTCCGCGCGCAGGTTTCGCTGAAGTGAAGTTGCCGGCCAACGAGCCGGGCAGCTCGATCATGCCCGGCAAGGTCAACCCGACCCAGTGCGAAGCGCTGTCGATGCTCGCCTGTCAGGTGCTCGGCAACGACGTGGCGATCGGTATCGCCGCCAGCCAAGGACACTTGCAGTTGAACGTGTTCAAACCGGTGATCATCCACAACCTGCTGCAATCGATCCGTTTGCTCGGCGATGGCTGCAGCAACTTCCAGCAGCACTGCATCGCCGGGCTCGAGCCGGATGCCGAGGCCATGGCCCAGCACCTGGAACGCGGGCTGATGCTGGTGACCGCGCTGAACCCGCACATCGGTTATGACAAGTCGGCGGAGATCGCCAAGAAGGCCTACAGCGAGGGGCTGACCTTGCGTGAGGCGGCGTTGCAGCTGGGTTATCTGACCGATGAAGAGTTCGATGCCTGGGTGCGGCCGGAGAACATGATCGAGGCCGGGGCCAAGGGCTGA
- a CDS encoding DUF2059 domain-containing protein, with the protein MTRLRAICTAVALVCASGQVLADTASHNASAEAFLTLAHADKLGTPVYMQVQQMFAQRFEQTKAPESKKAVLETYQAKANAALDQAIGWNKLKPDMVKLYTSNFSESELKDLVAFYQSPLGKKVLEKMPQLTQQSAQMTQGKLESAVPVVNKLLDDMTKELTPAAAPAKKK; encoded by the coding sequence ATGACTCGTCTTCGCGCCATCTGTACCGCGGTTGCACTGGTTTGCGCCAGCGGCCAGGTGCTTGCCGATACCGCCAGCCACAACGCCAGTGCCGAAGCTTTCCTGACGCTGGCTCACGCTGACAAGCTGGGCACCCCGGTGTACATGCAAGTGCAGCAAATGTTCGCCCAGCGCTTTGAACAGACCAAAGCCCCTGAGTCGAAGAAAGCCGTGCTCGAAACTTACCAGGCCAAGGCCAACGCCGCACTGGACCAGGCCATCGGCTGGAACAAGCTGAAACCGGACATGGTCAAGCTCTACACCAGCAACTTCAGCGAATCCGAGCTGAAAGATCTGGTGGCTTTCTACCAGTCGCCACTGGGCAAGAAAGTCCTCGAAAAAATGCCGCAGCTGACCCAGCAGTCGGCGCAGATGACCCAGGGCAAACTGGAAAGCGCGGTGCCAGTGGTCAACAAGCTGCTCGACGACATGACCAAAGAGCTGACCCCGGCCGCGGCGCCAGCCAAGAAGAAGTAA
- a CDS encoding thiolase family protein translates to MREVVIVDSVRTGLAKSFRGKFNQTRPDDMAAHCVNALLTRNDIDPASVEDCIVGAGSNEGAQGYNIGRNVAVLSRLGTGTAGMTLNRFCSSGLQAIAIAANQIASGCSDIIVAGGVESISLTLKSVNTDHLINPLLKQQTPGIYYTMGQTAEVVARRYGVSREAQDRYALQSQLRTAQAQAAGLFDDEIVPMAVKYRVEDKNSGEVQIVDGVVERDDCNRPDTTYESLAGLKPVFADDGSVTAGNSSQLSDGASMTLVMSLDKALELGLKPKAFFRGFTVAGCEPDEMGIGPVFSVPKLLKAKGLQVADIDLWELNEAFASQCLYSRDRLEIDNDKYNVNGGSISIGHLFGMTGSRQVGHLIRELQRRDLRYGIVTMCVGGGMGASGLFEAVR, encoded by the coding sequence ATGCGTGAAGTGGTGATCGTCGACAGCGTGCGGACCGGCCTGGCCAAATCCTTTCGCGGCAAGTTCAACCAGACCCGCCCCGATGACATGGCGGCCCACTGCGTCAATGCGCTGCTGACCCGCAACGATATCGACCCGGCCAGTGTCGAGGACTGCATCGTCGGTGCCGGCTCCAACGAAGGCGCGCAGGGCTACAACATTGGCCGCAACGTCGCGGTGCTCTCGCGCCTGGGCACCGGCACCGCCGGCATGACTCTCAACCGCTTCTGCTCGTCGGGTTTGCAGGCGATTGCGATTGCCGCCAACCAGATCGCCTCCGGTTGCAGCGACATCATCGTTGCAGGCGGCGTCGAGTCGATCAGCCTGACCCTGAAAAGCGTCAACACCGATCACCTGATCAACCCGTTGCTCAAGCAACAGACCCCCGGCATCTACTACACCATGGGCCAGACCGCCGAAGTGGTCGCCCGGCGTTATGGCGTCAGCCGCGAGGCCCAGGATCGCTATGCGCTGCAAAGCCAGCTGCGCACCGCTCAGGCCCAGGCCGCCGGTCTGTTCGACGATGAAATCGTGCCGATGGCGGTGAAATACCGCGTCGAAGACAAGAACAGTGGCGAGGTGCAGATTGTCGATGGCGTGGTCGAGCGCGACGACTGCAACCGCCCGGACACCACCTACGAAAGCCTTGCCGGACTGAAGCCGGTGTTCGCCGACGACGGTTCGGTGACGGCGGGCAATTCATCGCAGCTGTCCGACGGTGCCTCGATGACCTTGGTGATGAGCCTGGACAAGGCGCTGGAACTCGGACTCAAGCCGAAAGCGTTCTTCCGTGGCTTCACTGTGGCCGGTTGCGAGCCGGACGAAATGGGCATCGGCCCGGTGTTCTCGGTACCGAAGCTGCTCAAGGCCAAAGGCCTGCAAGTGGCGGATATCGATCTGTGGGAGTTGAACGAGGCGTTCGCTTCGCAGTGCCTGTACAGCCGAGATCGGCTGGAAATCGACAACGACAAGTACAACGTCAATGGCGGCTCGATCTCCATCGGTCACCTGTTCGGCATGACCGGCTCGCGCCAGGTCGGGCACCTGATTCGGGAATTGCAGCGGCGCGATTTGCGTTACGGCATCGTCACCATGTGCGTGGGTGGCGGGATGGGGGCGAGCGGGTTGTTTGAGGCGGTGCGCTAA
- a CDS encoding DUF6316 family protein yields MYAMRAEDSAPATRFRSDRVCRVNGELYFSTRENTLEGPFDGQVIEREIQAYIARMQRQGSKG; encoded by the coding sequence ATGTACGCCATGCGCGCCGAGGACAGCGCCCCCGCCACCCGTTTTCGCAGCGACCGCGTGTGTCGGGTCAATGGCGAGCTGTATTTCAGCACCCGGGAAAATACCCTTGAGGGGCCGTTTGACGGTCAGGTGATCGAGCGGGAAATTCAGGCTTATATAGCGCGGATGCAGCGGCAGGGTTCCAAGGGCTAA
- a CDS encoding BolA family transcriptional regulator: MTMQQRIESTLALLQPEHLQVLDESHMHSRGSQTHYKAVVVSAQFEGLNRVKRHQKVYGTLGELMGEFHALALHTYTPQEWAEIDGAPASPTCAGGSKH; the protein is encoded by the coding sequence ATGACCATGCAACAACGCATCGAATCGACGCTGGCCCTGTTACAGCCTGAGCACCTGCAAGTGCTGGATGAAAGCCACATGCACAGTCGCGGGTCACAGACCCACTACAAGGCGGTGGTGGTCAGCGCGCAGTTCGAAGGCCTGAACCGGGTCAAGCGCCACCAGAAAGTCTACGGCACGCTCGGCGAGCTGATGGGCGAGTTCCATGCGTTGGCGCTGCACACCTACACCCCGCAGGAATGGGCAGAGATCGACGGCGCCCCGGCGTCGCCGACCTGTGCCGGCGGTAGCAAGCACTGA
- a CDS encoding DMT family transporter translates to MHISSGRWVYGLFLALLTAFLWGILPIKLKQVLQVMDPVTVTWFRLMVSGGCLFIYLASVKRLPSRKVLGPKGGWLVLMAVLGLVGNYVLYLMGLNLLSPGTAQLVVQMGPIMLLIASLFVFKERFSIGQGIGLLVLLIGFGLFFNQRLAELLTSLSDYTAGVLLVLLASTVWTFYALGQKQLLTVWNSLQVMMVIYLFCGLLLTPWVHPLEALSLSPLQGWLLLACCMNTLIAYGAFAEALAHWEASRVSATLAITPLVTFVAVAIAARIWPEYVHAEQINALGYGGAVLVVLGSALVALGPSMIAGLKARRMKMAAS, encoded by the coding sequence ATGCACATTTCATCGGGGCGCTGGGTGTACGGACTGTTCCTGGCGCTGCTGACCGCGTTTCTGTGGGGCATCCTGCCGATCAAGCTCAAACAGGTATTGCAGGTGATGGACCCGGTCACGGTGACCTGGTTTCGCCTGATGGTGTCCGGTGGCTGCCTGTTCATCTATCTGGCGTCGGTCAAGCGCCTGCCAAGTCGCAAGGTGCTCGGGCCGAAGGGTGGCTGGCTGGTACTGATGGCGGTGCTGGGGCTGGTCGGCAATTACGTGTTGTACCTGATGGGCCTCAACCTGCTCAGCCCCGGCACCGCGCAATTGGTGGTGCAAATGGGGCCGATCATGCTGCTGATCGCCAGTCTGTTCGTGTTCAAGGAGCGCTTCAGCATCGGCCAGGGCATCGGCTTGCTCGTGTTGCTGATCGGCTTCGGCCTGTTTTTCAATCAGCGCCTGGCCGAGCTGCTGACTTCGCTGTCCGATTACACCGCCGGCGTGCTGTTGGTGCTGCTGGCGTCGACGGTCTGGACCTTCTATGCGCTGGGCCAGAAGCAATTGCTCACGGTGTGGAATTCGTTGCAGGTGATGATGGTGATCTATCTGTTCTGCGGGCTGTTGCTGACGCCGTGGGTGCATCCGCTGGAAGCGCTGAGCCTGAGCCCGTTGCAGGGCTGGCTGCTGCTGGCGTGCTGCATGAACACCTTGATCGCCTACGGCGCATTCGCCGAAGCACTGGCGCACTGGGAAGCATCGCGGGTCAGCGCGACGCTGGCGATCACGCCGCTGGTGACGTTTGTTGCGGTGGCGATTGCGGCGCGGATCTGGCCGGAGTACGTGCATGCCGAGCAAATCAATGCGCTGGGCTATGGCGGGGCGGTGCTGGTGGTGCTGGGTTCGGCGCTGGTGGCGTTGGGGCCGTCGATGATTGCAGGATTGAAGGCGCGTCGGATGAAGATGGCAGCCAGTTGA